The Halalkalicoccus tibetensis genome contains the following window.
CATCTCCTCGCGGAGCGTCTCCTCGATCTGGAAACACTCGGGGGCCTTGATGTCCTCGAGGTTGATCCCGCCGAATGTGGGCTCCATGGCCTTCGTCGCGGCGATCATCGACTCGGGGTCGTCGAGGTCGAGCTCGATGTCGAAGACGTCGATGTCGGCGAACCGTTTGAACAGGACTCCTTTCCCCTCCATGACGGGTTTCGAGGCCTGAGCGCCGATGTCGCCCAGCCCCAGCACGGCCGAGCCGTTGGAGATCACGCCGACGAGGTTGCCCTTGGCGGTGTACTGGTACGCTTCCCCGGGGTCCTCGTCGATCGCGCGACAGGGGCCGGCGACGCCGGGCGAGTAGGCGAGCGAGAGGTCCCGTTGGGTGTTGGTCGGTTTGGTGGTCGCGATCTCGATCTTCCCCGGCGGGTCGGCCTCGTGGTACTCCAGGGAGTCGTCCTCCAGTGACATACCTGACCGTCCACGGATACGAGTAAAAAGGTATCGACGGAGGCGGGTTACGCGGTTCGACGATCGACGAACCGAATGCATGAAAACACCCATGTCGTTGGGGACGAACCACACGGTATGTCCGCCACCGACACGTTCGAAGACTCCCTCGACGGACTTGCCGTCGGGACGACGCGCCTCTCGCCGGAGGCGTTCGAGGAGACCGTCGCGGAGGCCATCGACGAGCCGGCGATCGGCACGCCGCTCGGGATCGAGGGGCTCTCCCTCGATGGCACCTCGGTCGTTACCGACCCGACGCCCAACCAGCTCACCGAGGCGACCACCGGCGTCACGGGCGCCTCGCTGGGGATCGCCGACTACGGCTCGGTCGTCCTGCCCTCGACGCCCGAAGGAGCGGAGCCGGTGAG
Protein-coding sequences here:
- a CDS encoding LUD domain-containing protein; the encoded protein is MSATDTFEDSLDGLAVGTTRLSPEAFEETVAEAIDEPAIGTPLGIEGLSLDGTSVVTDPTPNQLTEATTGVTGASLGIADYGSVVLPSTPEGAEPVSLFCDLHVVVLDADDIVPDMPTAIGEMATTVGDDRGSAIIATGPSATADMGALVRGAHGPKRVHALIVEQ